A portion of the Candidatus Neomarinimicrobiota bacterium genome contains these proteins:
- a CDS encoding aminotransferase class IV yields MPATPLKDPIVYANGDWVRQSQATVPFMDSGFWYGDGLFETLRVANGSIFRPLRHLARMREGMQMLQIDFPLPDDEVVAVMESLVERNQLQDTLIRLMCTRGTLAGAPWKHPGPANLYAGFRFIDAQPAIPVKVLFVQEEDYPIARMVPALKSMTYLGNMLAIRDAVAQGAYEPVFVNRDGLVTECAIRNIFFIKGQTLHTPDRSLGILPGVTRDLVLDLARPLGLTVDHAPIPAASAKQMDEAFISSTGIGVYPCTWDGYGPREYPLTMRLRAAVEAQVQRETGGG; encoded by the coding sequence ATGCCGGCAACACCGCTTAAAGACCCCATCGTTTACGCCAATGGTGACTGGGTGCGCCAGAGCCAGGCCACCGTCCCCTTCATGGACAGCGGCTTCTGGTACGGCGATGGCCTGTTCGAGACCCTCCGCGTGGCCAACGGTTCCATCTTTCGGCCCCTTAGACATCTGGCCCGGATGCGCGAGGGCATGCAGATGTTGCAGATTGACTTCCCCCTGCCCGATGACGAGGTGGTGGCGGTCATGGAATCGCTGGTGGAGCGCAACCAGTTGCAGGATACCCTCATTCGCCTCATGTGCACGCGGGGTACCTTGGCGGGTGCCCCCTGGAAGCATCCCGGCCCGGCCAACCTGTACGCCGGCTTCCGGTTCATCGATGCCCAGCCCGCCATCCCGGTCAAAGTGCTCTTCGTGCAGGAGGAAGACTACCCCATTGCCCGCATGGTGCCGGCCCTCAAGTCCATGACCTATCTGGGGAACATGCTGGCGATCCGCGACGCGGTGGCGCAGGGCGCCTATGAGCCCGTCTTCGTCAACCGCGACGGACTGGTAACCGAATGTGCCATACGCAATATCTTCTTCATCAAGGGCCAGACGCTGCATACGCCCGATCGCTCCCTGGGCATCCTCCCCGGCGTCACCCGCGACCTGGTGCTCGATCTCGCCCGGCCCCTGGGGTTGACGGTGGACCACGCTCCCATACCCGCTGCCTCCGCCAAGCAGATGGATGAGGCTTTCATTTCCAGCACCGGCATCGGGGTCTACCCCTGCACGTGGGATGGCTACGGACCCC